A single genomic interval of Terriglobus albidus harbors:
- a CDS encoding lasso peptide biosynthesis B2 protein gives MTTLTSSLSKRRWFKLFRQIRHFCCMPWKEQSMIAEAFLLLAATRAALLVVPFRAAAGWVGVIVPPNAPGLSPAQGLADEQRRIAEEVATVVRRASSMAIFESTCLPQALAARIMLKRRDVSSVIHFGVRRGEEKKLLAHAWLEAGDMDVTGGAVASQYSEIALVI, from the coding sequence ATGACAACGCTGACATCATCACTTTCGAAGCGCCGCTGGTTCAAGCTTTTCAGACAGATTCGACATTTCTGCTGCATGCCATGGAAAGAGCAGAGCATGATCGCCGAAGCCTTCCTTCTGCTTGCCGCAACACGGGCGGCATTGCTTGTTGTCCCGTTTCGTGCGGCGGCAGGGTGGGTTGGAGTCATTGTTCCGCCTAATGCCCCGGGGCTATCGCCGGCCCAGGGACTTGCAGATGAACAGCGCAGGATTGCGGAGGAAGTGGCAACTGTCGTACGGCGAGCGTCCAGCATGGCGATCTTCGAGTCAACGTGTCTGCCACAAGCCCTCGCCGCGCGCATCATGCTCAAGCGGAGAGACGTGTCGAGCGTGATTCACTTTGGTGTGCGACGTGGTGAGGAGAAAAAATTGTTGGCACACGCCTGGCTGGAGGCGGGCGATATGGATGTCACCGGTGGCGCGGTGGCGAGTCAGTATTCTGAGATTGCGCTAGTTATTTGA
- a CDS encoding prenyltransferase/squalene oxidase repeat-containing protein, with product MSGSKSSTTVAGPFLAAEGCLQFLWPVLSEFHLDDQTRESIRRAAQQLAPIPRLALELRLNAGAQTPDLHQMVQPYGDDDDALAWFLQNRPSPQYPPQLQEFVASGESDDSQAKPTRAIFFEWDFDRLHQPASVFLPVDAKFPALPEPSLHDLRMRQLRALMAAGQISETAVASQEAPPWAPTMPDNVSISHIGSMPLRGDLLRVNYRNVRQSKLSLLLEEIAWPGEASPALELFDELVEIADIVTVAINFMELRPTKDIGFEIMFDEQPASEPRWQQLFVLLEKLGICTEPEAACLLKVEGRLYPYMPKQTWPLGWLLATELRSGDAVPYVERALSHLKVTLSAEGKMTAKAYVSAQHCWSDTPPEHPVAIATSRPPCLSATVNAAIKFLLSRQHQSGWWTEFRTNLGPSDEWATAFVGYALGCINDPDARRGAGDAVNKLLGSQRAGGGWGWNRCLPPDADSTAWAVHLFRRMGYEGMASAHAMQFLSAHLLPHGGISTYQAGVSVQYRGHATKENDDGWQSEHLCTAANVAPLLGSLPLRRLRETQNDDGSWTAYWWRCPALSTALAAEALASVTGHRASVDRAILWAWSYRSSAPSAWIDAWIIRILRLGNASDQQEAHRRAEALPRRQLEDGSWPSGTDIVSTDTDDRTGATARNLEEPYRIFTTAAVLMALTALGVQPATAEDNRP from the coding sequence ATGAGCGGCAGCAAGAGCTCCACGACCGTTGCTGGTCCCTTTCTAGCCGCCGAGGGATGTCTTCAGTTTCTTTGGCCTGTACTTTCCGAGTTTCATCTTGACGATCAGACGCGTGAGAGCATCCGTCGCGCCGCTCAGCAGCTTGCGCCTATCCCGAGGCTGGCCCTAGAACTCAGATTGAATGCGGGAGCGCAAACTCCTGATCTGCACCAGATGGTGCAGCCATACGGCGACGACGATGATGCTCTCGCGTGGTTCCTGCAAAACCGTCCTTCGCCTCAGTATCCGCCTCAGCTACAGGAATTTGTCGCGTCAGGAGAAAGCGACGACTCTCAGGCCAAGCCAACACGCGCCATCTTCTTCGAATGGGATTTTGATCGTTTGCATCAGCCGGCCTCGGTCTTTCTTCCCGTCGATGCCAAGTTTCCGGCCTTACCGGAACCGTCGCTCCATGATCTGCGCATGCGACAACTGCGGGCTCTCATGGCAGCTGGGCAAATTTCGGAAACCGCCGTGGCCAGCCAGGAGGCTCCTCCCTGGGCTCCCACCATGCCGGACAATGTTTCGATAAGTCACATCGGCTCCATGCCTCTGCGCGGCGATCTTCTAAGGGTCAACTATAGAAACGTACGCCAATCAAAGCTCAGTCTGCTGCTGGAAGAAATCGCCTGGCCTGGAGAGGCGTCGCCTGCTTTGGAGTTATTCGACGAACTCGTCGAGATAGCGGACATCGTCACCGTTGCCATCAACTTCATGGAGCTTCGTCCGACCAAAGATATCGGCTTCGAGATCATGTTCGATGAGCAACCGGCTTCCGAGCCGCGCTGGCAACAGTTATTCGTGCTCCTGGAAAAACTTGGAATCTGCACTGAGCCGGAAGCCGCTTGCCTGCTGAAAGTTGAAGGCCGGTTGTATCCCTATATGCCAAAACAAACCTGGCCACTAGGTTGGTTACTGGCAACAGAACTCCGGTCAGGCGATGCGGTCCCGTATGTAGAGCGCGCACTGTCACACCTCAAGGTGACTCTCTCGGCCGAGGGGAAGATGACGGCGAAAGCGTATGTCAGTGCTCAACATTGCTGGTCTGACACGCCACCAGAACATCCCGTCGCCATTGCCACTTCGCGTCCGCCCTGCCTGTCGGCCACCGTGAACGCCGCCATCAAATTTCTATTAAGTCGCCAACACCAGAGCGGTTGGTGGACCGAGTTTCGAACGAACTTAGGCCCAAGTGACGAATGGGCCACGGCTTTTGTTGGTTATGCACTAGGTTGCATCAATGATCCCGATGCACGCAGAGGGGCAGGGGACGCAGTCAACAAATTGCTGGGCAGTCAGCGAGCCGGTGGAGGGTGGGGTTGGAACAGGTGTCTACCTCCTGATGCAGACTCAACAGCATGGGCAGTGCATTTGTTCCGACGGATGGGCTATGAGGGGATGGCATCGGCACACGCCATGCAGTTTCTAAGCGCACACCTTTTGCCACATGGCGGAATATCAACCTACCAGGCCGGCGTATCTGTTCAGTACCGCGGTCATGCGACAAAAGAGAATGACGATGGGTGGCAGTCCGAACATCTCTGTACGGCGGCGAATGTAGCGCCTTTACTCGGAAGCCTTCCGTTGAGACGGCTCCGTGAAACCCAGAATGATGATGGCTCCTGGACGGCCTACTGGTGGCGGTGTCCTGCATTGTCTACCGCTCTCGCGGCTGAGGCGCTTGCCTCCGTGACTGGGCATCGCGCATCGGTCGATCGCGCTATTCTCTGGGCCTGGTCCTACAGGTCATCCGCACCAAGTGCCTGGATCGATGCCTGGATCATACGAATATTGCGGCTGGGCAATGCGTCAGACCAGCAGGAAGCCCACCGTCGCGCCGAAGCCTTACCCCGTCGTCAACTGGAGGACGGTAGCTGGCCATCTGGCACTGACATCGTGAGTACTGACACCGACGACAGGACCGGCGCCACTGCCCGCAATCTTGAGGAGCCCTACCGGATTTTTACAACGGCGGCTGTTTTGATGGCCCTCACAGCATTGGGGGTACAACCGGCAACCGCAGAGGATAACCGACCATGA
- a CDS encoding PqqD family protein — MDNDKNTYHLSEQVLAVETNGEYVLMDYGSGKFFGIRGAAQILVQPLQTGMTFDAMVDLVQRHYRVDAVLAETDVRKILSRLLDAGLVLDRGAPQ; from the coding sequence GTGGACAACGACAAAAATACCTATCACCTGTCCGAGCAGGTTCTAGCCGTTGAGACAAACGGTGAGTACGTGTTAATGGATTATGGATCAGGCAAATTCTTCGGGATTCGCGGCGCAGCCCAAATTTTGGTGCAGCCACTACAGACAGGAATGACATTTGATGCCATGGTGGACCTGGTTCAGCGCCATTACAGGGTTGACGCGGTCCTTGCCGAGACAGATGTGCGGAAGATCCTATCCAGGCTGCTGGATGCGGGGCTGGT